CAACATACTGAGAGTAAATTGGGGTTGAACTTTTCCAGATTACTTATAGAGGTGGTTATTGACACACCACTGCCTGAGAAGGTAATGTTTAGGTCTGAGAAAGGAAACCTGGTGGAGCAGCAGGTCCGGTATAACTGGAAGCCCATATTGTGCAAATATTGCAGCAAATATGGAGACAGTGAGTAGGCTTGTAGTAAAAAACAAGCAACAGCAAAGTCACTAGATAAACAAGTGGAAGAACAGATAGAAGGTAGCACCAAAACATAGGAAAGATGGATAAAGAAGGTTCCAAACAAGAACCTAGTGACAAGGCTAAAGAGGTGACAAAATAAAGGACATGGATAGTAGGAACAGGCAAAATATGCAAGTTCAATAGCCACAGAAGAGAAAAACATGTTGGGTTACTCCTATGATACCAATAAGAAAACAGTGAGGCAAGCTCAACAGATACAGGAACATAACTCTTTTCAAGCCCTTAACAGGGCAGAACCaatggagaaaagaaaaaactaggTAGAGATAAATGAGGGAGGCACTCCAATTCCTCTCTCAGAGAATAAATAATTTGCTATGTTAGAACATAAGGGGCCTAAATGGACCTAATAAGCAAAGGGAAGTAAATATCCTTTGCAATAATGAAAGCATTGGATTACTGGGATTAGTTGAAACCAAGATTAAGACAAACAAAATTAAAGAGATAGCTAACAGAATATTTAGTGGGTGGAATTATGTCACCAATTTGGAATATCATTACAATGGGAGGATTATGGTAGTATGGAGGCCAGATTACTTTTAAGTGACCTACTTGAGTGGCAATGCTCAGTCAATTGCTTGTAAAGTGATACGTACTTCTATCAGTATGGCATTTTTGTTGATTGTAGTGTATGCTTACAACACAAAAGAAGACAGAAAGGAGCTGTGGGAATATTTAGAGACTATTCACCAGGGGAATACCATGCCTTGGCTTGTAATGGGAGATTTCAATTCAGTATTGAATATAAATGACGGGATAGGTGGAAATCCAGTTACAATGGCTGAGGTAACTGATTTTCAGCAATATATAGATTCTTGTGAACTGAATGAGCTTCCACCAAAAGGAAGCAGACACACATGGAGTGATAAACTAGGTAATAATAGGGTATACTCAAAGACTAATTGAGTTTTTGTAAATAATGAATAGTTGAATATCATGCCTGACTTCACAGCTATATATCAACTTGAAGGGATTAGTGATCATTGCCCAGTAAAGATAGAAAAAATTCAGGTTAGGAAGAAACCAAATAGACCTTTTGAATACTGAAATGTATGGTCATGCCATCCAGAATTTTTGTCCAGAGTTGAAACAGTTTGGCAAACTTCTACAGAGGGATGCACCATGCTACAAGTAGTGAAGAAACTGAAATATTTAAAGCAAGCACTATTGGAATTAAATTGGAAGCATTTCAGGGATATACTAATTGTAGTTGCAGAGGCAAATGATGAGTTAATAAAGGCTCAACTTCCATTGCAGAGGGATCCAATAGACCAGGAAATACAAGAGTAGGAAAGAGCAAAGTTCCAAGAGTTTGGAAGATCTTCATATCTAACAGAAGTGTTTCTTCAACAAAGAAGCAAATCAACATGGATAAAATTGGGGGATGACAATACAAGATATTTCTATGCTGTTATTAAACCTAGAAAGCTTCAACAAGCAATAGTACAAATAAAGGATAATGAAGGTATAATGCAAACAAATTCAGAGACCACGGCTAGTATCTTTGTGGATTTCTACAAAGAGTTATTGAGAAGGAAGAAAATGTGCAAAATCAAAGCTTTTAATAGCTTTCTGAACAGTGTGCATACCCTTACAGTGGCTACACAACTAAAACTAGTAAGGGACTACATAGAGAAAGATGTGAAAACGGCCATGTTTAGTATTGATGTTAACAAAAGTTCATGTCCAGATGGATATGGAAATGATTTTTTTAGGAAAGCTTTCCATATTGTAGGGGAGGAGGTGACTAATGTTGTATTGAAATTCCTTAGAAATGGTAAGTTACTAAGGCAGATTAATTCCACCCTAATTGCTCTGATCCCTAAAGTACCAGAACCTTAGTCTGCAAGTCAATTCAGACCAATATATTGTCGTAATGTGATGTATAAATGTATATCAAAGGTGATATGTATTAGGCTGAAAGAAGCACTCAAATATTTGATCACAGACACTCAAGTAGCTTTCATGGAGGGTAGATCACTGGTTCATAATGTCCTGATTTATCATGACCTACTGAGATATTATAATAGAAAGACACCACCTAGATGTCTCATGAATATTGACTTGAATAAAGCATATGATATAGTTAGTTGGGACTTTGTAGAGGAAGCATTAATTGGTTATGGTTTCCCAAATTCTTTTGTTGCTTTGATTATGATTTATATTACCACTACAAAATTTTAAGTTAATGTGAATGGGGAAAACTATGGATATTTTGATGGAAGGGGAGGGCTTAGACAGGGGGATCCACTTTAAGCTCTATTGTTTGTATTTGTTGTGGAGTATCTATCCAGAACTTTGAAGAGAACGGGGGAACTACTAAATTTCAAGTTTCACCCTATGTGCAGGAGTTTGAAGCTTACTCACCTGATCTTTGCAGATGATCTAATGATCTTCTGTAAGAGAGACAGGAAATCAATATAGAGAATCGTGGAAGTATTAGATCACTTTAACAGAGTCATAGGATTGGTGGCAAATACTGGAAAATCAAGCATTTTTTTAGTTGGGATCACTTGATAAGAACAGGAGGAGATACTTGTACTGACAGGTTTTGTCCAAGGAACTTTGCCTATGAGGTATCTTGGCTTACCCCTCTCTTCTATGAAATGGTACAAGATGGAATGTAACCAACTACTAGAAAAGATAACTTATAAGATTACTGATCACGACCTACaatgcactactattgagtagcgaaagagggtcgaagcagcttttacccgatttagggtcgggatcgattttcacagagagctagatgttggagtcgggtatctatctaatttagaattgggtatgtgttccaaattacacttataaatatttttggatttttgatttacttctacttttatcaaactacactggtaaattaaactagaataagttaagagtaaaatgttgtgggttgttcaaatagtttaaaaggcaatagggtagtgacttttgcctaggtggtcaattgacagatacttgagtctaaggcacgattgacatatttggagagtgtgatataaccgttgcacgattttacccactctaaaCCTCTCGGTAGTTCAAGTGATTTTGTCCAAATTGACTTTCCCAacaccaattgggtatgcaaatttgcacaagcaatcaaggttcaagtcgggtattactctctcgagatttaaccctttaattggggctatcaatctcttgagtacgccctaattccttgttggaccaatttcatagactcaagctctctttctcaagaagagctcaagtcaactaaacacaaactagtgtttgcaaccactaattcagcaattaaacatgaacttagcccaaatatcaaacactcatagtcaatctagccctaaaacacaagacccatcactTACCCACACTTctagcttatgggtttagctgctcataattaaagaagaaaatcaagaaatagatgaagaaaaactcatattaattaattattaacataaacaagaagattcaatgttgaaactgtagataaaattgcccaaaatagctaaaatattcaaacccacgagcgcagctctcagctaaaactatctgataacctaaaatgagaaaagaagctatttatactaagctgaaaaatctagaCAAAAATCCCACTACGGGGCTAgtgaggaccgcacaaaatcacgtgcggtcGCACTAAGGCTCTAGACTTGAAAATCGAACTCTCTGAACTGGGGCAATGCGGAACGCACAGGATGGACTGTGGCCGCGATggcctctagtgcggtccgcatgaaatggagcgcggaccgcaaTGGATTCAATCTCCGAAAATAGCAACTCTCTAATCCttggttgtgcggaccgcactaaatcgagtgcggccgcagtaaCTTCAGTGCAGACCGCATTAAATCCCATGTGACCGCATTGTCTGATTTGCCTAAGTTGTatgctctctgaacctcacttgtgcggatcgcacagaatggtgtgcagcCGCACTAGCCTTGTCTTGCCTTGAtatttgtgcaagtttcactcctttttgagctgatctttgacatcttgtcactttgttgatcaaacctataGTCAAGCACAAATTGTGAgcctttgagactattttgtacatatttctaatcaacacttaagcaagaaggagtataaaatataGCAAAATCCCtaattatcaactcccccaaacttaagcttttgcttgtcctcaagcaataaaataagactcacccctcAAGTGAAAATCCCAGAAAATTTAGTTGTGCTAAAGTAGCCTCATCtagaatcaattgggactaacaattgccctcaatacaaatgaataattaacaacatttactcctTGAAACACCATGGactaagtgcgacacaagagcatcaagagttgactcaacacatcaaagaactttttctattactttggtcattgtggaacccaaactcatacatctttaactctccctaagcaaacctcacctttagaatagtggcactcagaacgaggttaatgaaaaatcactcatctctctcaaggaaaagtcacgagtctggctctaagtaccatatgtttgccccttatgtgaatcaccactaatgtaagtttcattcaactcaagatcatatagggcttttgtggagacatagtgaaggcttttggtttagggtaggtaatgtttggtctaagtaggttccatcttcccttaagcacttcttttgtttcatttggcacacattcccttgactctttgagtcatttcacttctttctaaggggttagagagacacactatcactctttcttatacattttaaaccttttctcctttttcaactttccacacctttcattctttgtttttcttgaatccctttttattctttttcacattgaacattctttttatctttttgcttttatttctttttcattgcctttcattttcttcatttttgtgcctttttaccacttttttgcaatcctcgtctctctcccaaacttatactttttccatgtgctaaaggaaagatcgggtgccaagagagagtctcttttagaatgggtatagggttgtatcatggttcttgaaggaaaaaggtttaaggctcaacagagttgactagggatcttattATTGGTAGGTTATgaaagtgttcaagctatcatttggaccaaggagagcctataatcatgtcccaagtcaaaattcacttaggatttcgcctcgacAAATATTCAGTGCAAGTtttagaccaatggctcgggacttggacttgcaatgcaatttctcgccacacaagctatggggttgctaaagacacagagtcagGGGCCCAtaacgaccttagataagatttgagtaaaccacttgatgattatcggtcaacacaagagtctcaaagtcACGACTTTTatcatcctaaacacaacaatttatttttgatcataagatcaaaggcaaatgtgctaggcctaagtgaagctttgcttgaggcacccttaaccacaaactactaaaaacaaaaagaaaaatggactcaaacccttaagaaggttgtcatgtcatccatcattgggaagagccacccggttcacacaaactccacctttggaaagaaccgtggcattaaaaaaaccaaaggcttattgcaaactttcaaAAAACGAAGCTACGAACATcaataagaagctaagaatgaAACATTGTGGAaagtaaaaataaatatatacaacaggggatttgtcgaatatacaatagatgggatgaatatgtacaatgtaacataactttatatacagacccaaagtaaaataaaagtacgataaatgtaatgaaatgttaaaattatatacaatccaaatatgaaaaataaagaaaatataaaaattgtcaaatatatacagtaatccaaatccataaaagtagggtctaccccctcaaatgaaagttggcattgtccccaatgctaattaaactaaataagcaccaaaaagaaaagggaaaaggatatagagactccATATGGCTCGTCTGCCTGCATAGGCTCCTGAGTGATCCCTGGGTCCTCACTGTGCTTGGGAACCTCATACTGGTTCCCTATGGCATGCTGCTTTGCTGctaggacctgggcctggacctggacatGCTCCTAAGGTGCATCATGTGGCTGATTGAAGGAGGCCTctggtgggtctgccaactggatgactgcatcgtcCGCTCTgagaatcatcctcttcctcttgggaggatTCTGGTACTGCTCGAGCTGGGGATGAGCTGATGGTACTGGGTCAtgtagcaataagtccaaaggcagatgatctgCCTTCATCCTATCAACATCAACCCTCAGCGCCTTTACGTACTCCTTGGAAGCCTgcgtcttcctcaacttcttgtgctccttagcaagctccttgagagccttgttGTGTGAATCAACTACATCTGTGAGCACCTTCTGAGTgtcaaagattttcttttgattgGCCAGAATCTCCTTGAGGTCATCCTCTATGGACTGTGGGACTTGTGGAGGCAGAGGAGTCGATTGAGCCTCTACTATAGTAGTAAggatagacaacttggatgacgttgtctgcatccagttgttgatactgagaAGAGCCTGGCTCAATCGGTGGGCAGTCACTGGGTAAGCTCGGGAAGAGGGTATCTCCGGATCTGCTGAGGTGGATGGGCCAAGAGGAATGTCTGTAGAGGTGGAGGCAGACTGAGCAGGAGCCACTACCATAACTGGCTCTTCAGAGTGGCCAGTCGGAGCAGTAGTTGTTcccttgaagttcttgctctttGGGTTGTCATCCCCCTTCATGCTATACCACGAGAATGGGGCATTCGCCTTGACCTTTATATCAAACAgcctcttttcaactttgaggtcCTGGAAGTACATAGTCAAGAAGTTGGGGAAAGTGTAGTATCTGTCATACTCACTGCCTACAAGTGTGATTACCCTAGACATTACATTTCCCACATttatcgggtaccccgccatgattgaAGCCACCAAAATTGCCTGGTGCAGAGggagggagttgttatgagtagtGATGTCCAGTCTGCTGCACACAAGTGTTTCCCACCCCCCTTGCCTCGAAGTTCAAATTTCTTCTCAGAATCTTGAAGCCCACATTCAACCAAACGGGGGTGGTACCTGGTATTGCCAGATACTGTTCCAACTAgggacggacctcctcgcccatttctATCTTCTCCATATATAgggtctcatcctcctcatcaaagccAAGATAGTTATTTATTGTTTTCCCATCAAATAACACCTTTAGatttcgcaccttggtcacttttgtgcccttttttatgtgggcaacgttggtgtagaattccttgatCAAGTGCTCATTGACATCTACACATTCACCCAAAAAGTACTCCTAGTTAATTCTCTCTCTAAACTGTctcctcacattggggttgtgaggtagcaagtcTCTATCCACAAAACTCCTCTCCGGGATTAACTTCCTCACCGGCCATTATTCCTGGAATTTATGTTACGCTACCTCACTCATGAATCGGTCTTGCCACACCTCTGGTTTCCTAGTTCTAGCAACACCCCCCACTTTAGGTTCACCCCTTCTCCAACTACTTCTCATCCTTCTACTTCCTCTTTATCTCCTACTGaaccctctccggataatgaagttgtgggagaggtggagtattcatccacACCGCATTCAGCTAAGGCCTCAGACGACCTAGAAGATACATTTACTGACGTTTGGGCAGAGGGGGAAGTGGGAAAAGTGTCTCTTAGTCTatttctctccggccagtcagggatgtactctgggattgagtctgaagatatcTCCCGGGAGGGATCGTACTCACTGCCAAacatgtcaatggccctatcagcaactttaatcatcttcctcatgtttttaatgttttgtcGGGCTTGAACAATCAATCTTaccattttctgtttccctccccgggaggattctCCTCTGCCTTGTTGTTTAGagcccttgcccctttgtttcaCCATCGTCTGCAAACAAGTTCAGGTATGCTCTATTAGTATCAGTAGATTCAATTAAGTTCACAGTTGCAGAAGAATAAAGGTTACATACAATTGCAGAAATCACACAGTGCGGACctcacaaaatggtgtgcggccgcacaaagtccaatgcggaccgcacaaaatggccatgtggtccgcacagaggtggggttcttACTACCCACTCTTTGTATCCAggcaatgcagaccgcacaaaatataGTGCGGCCACACAGGGAccaatgcagaccgcacaaaatgtagtgcggttgTAGTCCTAAGGTTCAGATTCAAGACTATcagcaatgcggtccgcacagaatgttactgcggaccgcacagaattgacagcggtccgcactgagtgcccagaaGCAGCACTAACTTAGGGTTCCATGTGTTTTGACTTTAAGCCCAATTTTAACACCTAAGTAGTTGCCCACTAATTTTAATTGTTTAAGCCCACATTACCTACGAAAATAACTAACCTAAACCTACCAAAATTAAAGAAATACGGGGAGAACAggataagaagaaagaaaaacaaaaagtaaaagaaaaataacaaaattaaaacaacTAAAAAGAAGGTGATGTTACCAGATGTGAGAAGCAATAAAGATGAACAAGTCCAAGCAGTTAATTGCAAGTAAAAGAAGTGATGAATAGTGTTTTTAGAGGTTCTGAGAGTCAAGAGTTCGAAAAGTGTAACAGGAGGGTCTCAcaccctatttatagaaaaggacctagGGCCCAGTCTTACCAACCAATGAGGACCGCACATAATTGATTGCGGTCCGCACCACACAGTTTGATttaagtttgagaaggcaactcactgcggtccacacaaaatgtcatgtggccgcagtggtccacaacaaaccgcacaaaatgtagtgcgaccGCAGTGGCAAACTTTTGAGAGGTCAATATTTCACCCTCCACCAGCGCACTGAATGTAGTGCGTCCGCATtgacaacttcagagacctgaacactttttccactatgtcctgcactgcatcaacacaatcctgtagcatctcacaaccagttaatccaaaaatcaatcctatactacaatgaaaatcaaataaaaacaagaagaaaaacacattggttgcctcccaagaagcgcctgatttaacgttgcggcatgacgcaggttaccatcacatcatttgagatGAAAAAGTACACAACGTAGTTTTCATCAATtttcccaagtaatgcttgaccctatgcccattcattctaaaaacttcaccatttttgttctttaaatcaagagcaccaaatggggttacacacactacttcaaaaggtccactccattttgacttgagctttcccgaaaacagacgtaacagggagttgaacaagagaaccaaatcgcGCACTTTaaactccttgctacgagcatatttatcatgaaggtacttcatcttgtccttgtagaagaacgaactggagtaggcatagaatcggaattcatcaagttcattaagttgctccacacgaagattagCTGTAACATCCCATttaagatttagcttcctcaaagcccacatggccttgtgctctaactcaaccgatagatggcaagctttcccaaacaccaaccgatacggagacataccaatcggagtcttgtaagcagtcctataagcctatAGAGCGTCAttcaacttctttgaccaatcggtcctatttgcattgaccgtctttgacaatatgcttttgatttccctgttggagacttcaacttgactacttgcttgaggatgatagggagtagaaactttgtgattgacaccatactttgaaagcaaagtgtcaaaatctCTATTGCAAatatgagacccccatcacttatgattgcacgaggagtgccaaaccttgtaaaatgctcttcttgagaaatgcaacaacactccgggccttaTTGTTGGGCAacgccacggcttcaacccactttgaaacatagtccaccaccacaagaatgtatgtgttcccacacgagttaacaaatgggcccataaaatcaatgccccatacatcaaaaatattaacctcaaggatggtattgagaggcatctcatctttcttcaaaattcccccactctttggcattcgtcgcatctcttcacaaaataacccgcatctttgaacaaagttggccaataaaactcATATCTAAGAACTTTAGAAGTCGTCCTTGCCCCGCCATAATGGCCatcatagggagaggaatgacaagcctccaagatacttaATTACTCTTCCTCCAgaacacaccttcggatcacaccattcgtgcatatcttgaacaagtacggctcatcccaatagaaatccaaactatcccgcttgagcttcttcctttagttAGAAGAGAGATCACGCGGGATTATACCAGTTACAAGGAAATTagaaacatcggcaaaccatggcatatcattcatcgacaccgaaaggagttattcgtcgggaaatgaatcattgatcccTAGGctatcacgaggcctcccctcctcctccaagcgggacaagtggtccaccacttggttctcactacccttccagttcacaatctccaaatcaaactcttgaagtaacaagacccatcgcatcagtctagctttggaatccttcttcgtcatcaagtaccggagtgcagcATGGTtagtatgaataataaccttagcacccataagatacggccggaatTTTTTCATTGTGAACACAATAACCAAAAGtgctttctcggtcaccgtgtagttcacttgagcatcattcattgtcttgctcgcatagtataccagatgaaacattttgttcattCTTTGACCCAAAATCGCCCCAAcagcaacatcgctcgcatcacacatgagctcaaagggtaagctccaattaggcgcggtaatgataggagtggtggtcaacttatgcttgagaagttcaaaggtttgcatacatttttcatcaaacacgaatttagcatctttttccaacaacttgcaaaaatgattcactaccttcgaaaagtctttgataaatctccggtagaaccccgcatgcccgagaaaacttcgaactcccttgacggATATAGGGagagggagccttgaaattacATCGATCTTTTCTTTATccacctcaataccatgcttcaaAATTTTATGTCCAAGAactattccttcttccaccataaagtggcatttttcccaattgaggacaaaattggtttcttcacaacgggccaaaactctatcaatcttcaagcactcatcaaacgaatcccccacaacactaaagtcgtccatgaacacctccaaaatatattccaccatatcggtgaaaatggctatcatacaccgctaaaatgtagccagtgcattacacaacccaaaatgcatcctagaaaaggcaaaagtgccatatggacaagtaaaTATGGTCTTCTCCTAATCTTCTAGAGCAAtaaagatttggttgtacccagaatacccatccaagaaatagtagaaggcacgcccagcaagtcgatccAACATctaatcaagaaaaggcaatggaaagtgatccttgtgggtcactttattcaacttgcagtagtccatgcataccctccaatcgGTAAtagttcttgtaggaatcaactcattttgtgaatttgtaagcacggtcatgccacccttcttcggtacacattgcaccggtgaagtccaagagctatcagagatggggtacacaaccccggcatccaaccacttgatcacctcctttttcacaacttcttgcattgcctcgttcaacctcctttgatgctccaacgagggctttgcatcatcttccaaaataatcttgtgcatatagaatgaggggcttattccccgaatatcagctaaagtccatccaattgccgttttccgcttttgaagcaccgccaatgtggcatcaacctgcatgttagtaaggcaagaagaaagaataactgcaaagttgagcctaagaactcatacctgaggtgtggaggcagtggtttcaactccaacaccaaaggttcctcaattgaaggttttattggtgagtctttctattctcgagatccaaggataatttcctaggctcataagagtaaaagcccattccatgtaaatcATTCACGCACTtcactcggcttgcatcctcattgacatcaagattcaacaatacggcctccaatgggtctTTCACGTTGATcgttgcactggtgtcatcaattatcactgctgtgacgaggtccacaaaagagcacacctcggtactgttgggctgcttcattgatttgcacacatgaaagaccacattttcatcacccacccggaaggtgagttcccctgctttcACATCAACTAATGCATTCACCGTAGTTAGGAAAGGTCTTtccaatatgataggaacttcatagtcTACCTCGCAGTCCAAGATCATAAATTCAACttgcaagataaatttgtccacccggataaGCACATCATAAATAATAcctaatggtctcttcatcgttctatcttccatttgtaatctcatggaaacCGGCCTTGGCTActcaatacccaaagtcttgaaaacggaatagggcatcaaattgatactagcccccaaatcacatagagctttagcaaaatccgcactcccaatggtgtaaGGAATGatgaaagcaccaggatcttcaagcttcggggccattaaatgcactattgcactaacttggtgagtcatctttatagtttcacaatccatagaccgcttctttgttaccaagtccttcatggatttagcatagcccgacatttgttcaagagcctccaccaaaggcacattgatggataagctcttcatcatgtcaatgaactttttaaactaatttttatttttctgcttcgcgagcctttgaggataaggcggaggtggccttggcaaaggagccttggctttaggcacaaccgactccggcatgtctattatgtattctctagatgggttcacatcattt
The Nicotiana sylvestris chromosome 11, ASM39365v2, whole genome shotgun sequence DNA segment above includes these coding regions:
- the LOC138880762 gene encoding uncharacterized protein, whose amino-acid sequence is MEFSREELHSVPIWVKLSGLDFKYWSPKGLSKIGCLIGKPLMVDQHTESKLGLNFSRLLIEVVIDTPLPEKVMFRSEKGNLVEQQVRYNWKPILCKYCSKYGDMYAYNTKEDRKELWEYLETIHQGNTMPWLVMGDFNSVLNINDGIGGNPVTMAEVTDFQQYIDSCELNELPPKGSRHTWSDKLEFLSRVETVWQTSTEGCTMLQVVKKLKYLKQALLELNWKHFRDILIVVAEANDELIKAQLPLQRDPIDQEIQEKLQQAIVQIKDNEGIMQTNSETTASIFVDFYKELLRRKKMCKIKAFNSFLNSVHTLTVATQLKLVRDYIEKDVKTAMFSIDVNKSSCPDGYGNDFFRKAFHIVGEEVTNVVLKFLRNGKLLRQINSTLIALIPKVPEP